The Leishmania mexicana MHOM/GT/2001/U1103 complete genome, chromosome 26 genome includes a window with the following:
- a CDS encoding putative serine/threonine protein phosphatase — translation MLLTDRGNPSVPPPNWEPLSSSALFDESGKVRPDVVREHLRKEGLLQEADALTIITQCALIWKDEPNVLRLDGSVAIAGDIHGQFFDLLNLLSIGGDPSQQKYIFLGDYVDRGCFGMEVILLLMCYKICYPKTMIMLRGNHESRHLTAYFNFKREVLYKYSIAVYNAMMSAFDCLPLACILNNRFLCVHGGLSPELKRISDIGAIHRFREPPSSGPMCDLLWADPLDEKEEDPAAAPLFVPNTTRGCSYVYSNAATCNFLKENDLITIIRGHEAQNEGYHLYKKTRKGFPAVICIFSAPNYCDTYDNRAAVVMLNRNVMSIRQFNSSLHPYYLPNFMNAFTWSLPFVEEKLLDFGMTILHPIDGSEDHLFVDGAEAAGVATTAAPTPAANTDGSDGSVLEQRGENIREKILAMGRLSRMFHTLCEGNENSLTPKELAGGILPQGGLPCGPSSVQAGIRGVQQSRKTDSVNGRRQDSPIESDLEPQPRATTPVLSATPSSTGSR, via the coding sequence ATGCTCCTCACAGACCGGGGGAATCCGTCAGTGCCACCGCCAAATTGGGAGCCActgagcagctctgcgctCTTCGACGAGAGTGGCAAGGTGCGCCCCGATGTGGTGCGCGAGCACCTCAGAAAGGAGGGGTtgctgcaggaggcggatgccCTGACGATTATTACCCAGTGTGCCCTGATATGGAAAGACGAGCCCAACGTGCTGCGTCTTGATGGCTCGGTGGCCATCGCTGGCGACATACACGGCCAATTTTTCGATTTACTGAACCTTCTCTCCATTGGCGGCGACCCGTCCCAGCAGAAGTACATCTTCCTGGGCGACTATGTCGACCGCGGGTGCTTCGGCATGGAGGTGATCCTGCTACTCATGTGCTACAAGATCTGCTACCCGAAAACAATGATCATGCTGCGCGGCAACCACGAAAGCCGACACCTCACGGCGTACTTCAACTTCAAACGCGAGGTGCTGTACAAGTACTCCATCGCCGTGTACAACGCCATGATGTCCGCCTTCGATTGCCTGCCGCTTGCATGCATCCTCAACAATCGATTCCTCTGCGTCCACGGGGGCTTGTCGCCGGAGCTGAAGCGGATCTCCGACATTGGCGCCATTCACCGCTTCCGCgagccgccgtcgtcgggACCGATGTGCGACCTACTCTGGGCAGACCCGCTGgacgagaaagaggaggaccctgcggcggcgccgctgttcgTGCCCAACACAACCCGCGGCTGCTCTTACGTCTACAGCAACGCTGCCACCTGTAACTTCTTGAAGGAGAACGACCTCATCACAATCATCCGTGGCCACGAGGCCCAGAACGAGGGCTACCACTTGTACAAGAAGACAAGGAAGGGGTTTCCCGCGGTGATTTGCATCTTTTCCGCGCCGAACTACTGCGACACGTACGACAACCGGGCCGCCGTCGTCATGCTGAACCGCAACGTTATGAGCATCCGCCAGTTCAACAGCAGCCTTCACCCCTACTACCTGCCCAACTTCATGAACGCCTTCACTTGGTCGCTGCCCTTCGTGGAGGAGAAGTTGCTCGACTTTGGGATGACCATCCTGCACCCTATTGACGGAAGTGAGGATCATCTGTTTGTGGacggggcggaggcggcgggagTAGCAACGACGGCCGCACCGACACCGGCGGCAAACacagacggcagcgacgggaGCGTCCTGGAGCAGCGAGGTGAGAACATTCGCGAGAAGATACTGGCGATGGGGAGGCTCTCCCGCATGTTCCACACCTTGTGCGAAGGAAACGAGAACAGTCTTACACCCAAGGAACTGGCAGGCGGCATACTACCGCAGGGCGGGCTGCCGTGTGGCCCCAGCAGTGTCCAAGCAGGCATTCGCGGCGTCCAGCAATCAAGGAAGACGGACTCCGTCAATGGGCGCCGGCAGGATTCTCCGATCGAGAGCGACTTGGAGCCGCAGCCACGTGCAACGACCCCAGTTCTCAGTGCCACGCCCTCtagcaccggcagcaggtGA
- a CDS encoding putative protein kinase yields MATPVTDPPKIIGRELHLDRLIGSGGFGEVYLAVRTKLATNPKHNFTFPAECVVKVMRRGLCTEEDVAAMNREVATLSSMDHPYIVPYIGAWVEAARGKFFGCYCLAMKYCEGGDLHGFIAQCIKVHRLPPVDVAVRIMAQVFSALNYSHSRRLIHRDIKPGNVFLTLQKSGMPDKAMVGDYGLVRSLEVTRQLVKTRVGTPTYISPEIAAGEAYSTKTDIFSAGTMFYELLSLHRPFWKRMMTDQQLFREVLHRDPMPQFRAYTSSVYGTALADVIEACLKKHEESRATAYDVLVRLISPITAYVLKYAIPVYPEKDALATSSPPRPPAASSAPNCHASAADVDADGEAATARQRLERLFLVRKGAAVGARLTRLLSHNAELLFQVRVLVACRSENTDHLENGLAELLWAFPDAEVPFQEVIDLVMSDYRQLAE; encoded by the coding sequence ATGGCGACCCCTGTCACGGATCCGCCGAAGATCATCGGCCGCGAGCTTCACCTCGACCGCCtcatcggcagcggtggcttCGGCGAAGTGTATTTGGCTGTTCGCACGAAGCTGGCAACGAATCCAAAGCACAACTTCACGTTCCCAGCGGAGTGCGTCGTCAAGGTGATGCGACGTGGGCTCTGCACGGAGGAAGATGTTGCCGCCATGAATCGCGAGGTGGCAACGCTGAGCTCAATGGACCATCCGTACATTGTCCCCTACATTGGCGCttgggtggaggcggcgcgcggcaagTTCTTTGGCTGCTATTGTCTGGCCATGAAATACTGCGAAGGTGGTGACCTGCACGGGTTCATTGCGCAATGTATCAAGGTTCACCGCCTGCCTCCTGTTGACGTTGCTGTGCGCATCATGGCGCAAGTCTTCTCCGCCCTCAACTACAGCCACTCACGCCGACTTATCCACCGCGATATCAAGCCAGGTAATGTGTTTCTGACGCTTCAGAAGAGCGGGATGCCGGACAAGGCAATGGTGGGCGACTACGGTCTTGTGCGCTCACTCGAGGTGACGCGGCAGCTGGTAAAGACGCGCGTGGGGACGCCGACGTACATTTCACCCGAGATTGCCGCTGGCGAGGCGTACAGCACCAAGACGGACATCTTTTCTGCAGGCACCATGTTCTACGAGCTGCTTTCGCTGCATCGTCCGTTCTGGAAGCGGATGATGACAGACCAGCAGCTGTTTCGAGAGGTCCTGCATCGCGATCCGATGCCGCAGTTTCGTGCGTACACCAGCTCTGTCTACGGCACTGCACTGGCCGACGTGATTGAGGCGTGTCTTAAAAAGCATGAGGAAAGCAGGGCGACCGCCTACGACGTTCTTGTCCGCCTGATCTCGCCGATCACTGCGTACGTGCTCAAATACGCCATTCCAGTGTACCCGGAAAAGGACGCGTTGGCGacgtcttcgccgccgcgcccgcctgccgcctcttccgcgcCCAACTGCCACGCGTCCGCAGCGGATGTGGATGCGGATGGAGAAGCTGCCACGGCGCGTCAACGCCTAGAGCGTCTGTTCCTTGTCCGCAAAGGTGCCGCAGTGGGTGCCAGGCTCACGCGTCTGCTGTCGCACAATGCTGAGCTCCTCTTCCAAGTGCGCGTCCTGGTCGCCTGCCGCAGTGAGAATACTGACCATCTCGAGAATGGcttggcggagctgctctgGGCGTTTCCAGACGCAGAGGTACCCTTTCAGGAAGTAATCGATTTGGTCATGAGTGACTACCGCCAACTCGCGGAGTAA
- a CDS encoding putative protein kinase yields MESSRSTGDLLTPGALWQDDSNVFVCSGRRCRRRFNRLFCPKHHCRWCGRVYCDACAPKQTIYKRQLLRKCNRCRLPVVFRHSWNGRTGTMDCTPFACIISYLTPRSITALLQSCHTMMSEFPVCGYPFYDSIQQRFPSFYPGAQIGRGTFGTVFKCEDRSAADHKRAILKCISKATNLTYTRWMGALTELRILESVNHPNVAHLLGAFQTREDLVIVMEAGEGGTARRAAACVREYGQAAEEAFTANTIEGVAAGLDYLYREKHIIHRDIKLDNIVLSADYSTPMIIDFGLAEFVVNEEEQWYVVGGTRNYAAPESIAAVASGHVDMKEAGITMHKGDLFSLGVVAYYLLSGHRPFHSRSFDKMHEEMRRGVACTGPLWDGVSSDARELVQALLSYDPAQRPDYAAIKENPFIMARTAGVKSIQMQRNARLLLEEEETHAEWVTLEPSDLQEAGDEGESEVLLPLSTPQRWYHAYLPRFSLLRL; encoded by the coding sequence ATGGAGTCCAGTAGGAGCACCGGCGATCTTCTAACACCCGGTGCATTGTGGCAGGATGACAGCAACGTCTTTGTATGCAGCGGCCGTCGCTGTAGACGCCGCTTCAACCGACTCTTCTGCCCCAAGCACCACTGTCGATGGTGCGGCCGTGTGTACTGCGACGCCTGCGCGCCGAAGCAGACGATATACAAGCGTCAGTTGCTGCGCAAGTGCAACCGCTGTCGACTGCCGGTCGTCTTCCGGCACTCGTGGAACGGACGCACGGGAACGATGGACTGCACCCCGTTCGCGTGTATCATTTCCTACCTGACACCGCGCAGCATCACGGCGCTTCTGCAGAGCTGCCACACGATGATGTCCGAGTTTCCTGTGTGCGGCTACCCATTCTACGATTCTATTCAGCAGCGCTTCCCCTCCTTCTACCCCGGCGCGCAGATCGGCCGCGGTACCTTCGGCACGGTGTTCAAGTGCGAGGACCGCTCCGCAGCAGATCACAAGCGTGCCATTCTCAAGTGCATCAGCAAAGCCACGAACTTGACGTACACGCGGTGGATGGGCGCCCTCACGGAGCTGCGTATACTGGAGTCGGTGAACCACCCCAACGTGGCGCACCTTCTCGGTGCCTTCCAGACACGCGAGGACTTGGTAATTGTGATGGAGGCGGGCGAGGGCGGAACGGCACGTCGggcggctgcgtgcgtgcgcgagtACGGCCAagccgccgaggaggcaTTCACGGCGAACACTATTGAGGGTGTCGCCGCAGGCCTGGACTACCTCTACCGAGAGAAACACATCATCCATCGCGACATCAAGCTGGACAACATAGTCTTGTCGGCGGACTACAGCACCCCGATGATCATTGACTTTGGCCTTGCCGAGTTTGTCgtcaacgaggaggagcaatGGTACGTTGTGGGCGGGACACGCAACTACGCCGCGCCAGAGAGCATCGCTGCGGTAGCTAGCGGGCACGTTGATATGAAGGAGGCCGGGATCACGATGCACAAGGGCGACCTCTTCAGTCTCGGCGTTGTTGCTTACTACCTTCTTTCGGGCCACCGGCCGTTTCACAGCAGAAGCTTCGACAAGATGCACGAGGAGATGCGGCGCGGTGTCGCCTGCACTGGCCCGCTCTGGGACGGTGTCTCCAGCGACGCGCGGGAGCTTGTGCAGGCGCTCCTGTCTTACGACCCGGCGCAACGGCCTGACTACGCCGCCATCAAAGAGAACCCCTTCATCATGGCGCGCACCGCGGGCGTGAAGTCGATTCAGATGCAGCGGAACGCGCGGCTGCtcttggaggaggaggagacccACGCCGAGTGGGTGACGCTCGAGCCGTCGGACCTGCAGGAGGCGGgggacgagggggagagtgAGGTGCTGCTACCGCTGTCGACTCCCCAGCGGTGGTACCACGCCTACCTGCCTCGCTTCTCGCTGCTCCGCTTGTGA